One Methanohalophilus mahii DSM 5219 genomic window carries:
- a CDS encoding RNA-guided pseudouridylation complex pseudouridine synthase subunit Cbf5, which produces MWVGFLTNNINVDSDLTRQREYILKGDAHTDPSYGCPPHKRPLSFYMRMGVVNLDKPAGPTSHEVTAWVRDMLELPRAGHSGSLDPRVTGVLPIMLGKATKAVSALRLSAKEYICLMRLHENVPEERVRKVCDEFTGPIYQTPPVVSAVKRAVRIRNIYSLDVLEVEDNLVLFRVRCEAGTYIRKLCHDIGLVVGCGAHMQQLRRVGTGPFDESSLVTLHDLKDAFVFWQENGDEEHLRRIIRPMEEALVNLPHITIRDSAVSAICHGAALTVPGIVGFDSDIQKKGDVAVFSLKGEIVALAKASMDSSEILNLSSGIAAITERVIMNDDVYPSRWNTKRMQRT; this is translated from the coding sequence ATCTGGGTGGGTTTTTTAACGAATAATATTAATGTTGATAGCGATTTAACCCGACAAAGGGAATATATTCTCAAAGGAGATGCTCATACAGATCCGTCTTATGGTTGTCCTCCTCACAAGCGTCCTCTCTCTTTTTACATGAGGATGGGAGTGGTAAACCTTGACAAGCCCGCCGGCCCTACAAGTCATGAGGTCACTGCTTGGGTCAGGGATATGCTTGAACTCCCCAGGGCAGGCCATTCAGGTTCACTGGATCCACGGGTGACGGGTGTTTTACCGATCATGCTGGGTAAGGCAACAAAAGCTGTCTCTGCACTTCGTCTTTCAGCCAAAGAATATATCTGTCTCATGCGCCTCCACGAAAATGTTCCTGAAGAACGTGTGCGGAAGGTATGCGATGAATTTACCGGCCCTATATACCAGACTCCTCCTGTAGTCTCGGCAGTCAAGCGTGCTGTCAGGATACGCAATATCTATTCCCTGGATGTTCTGGAAGTCGAAGACAATCTTGTACTTTTCAGGGTTAGATGTGAGGCAGGAACCTATATACGCAAACTCTGTCATGATATCGGGCTTGTGGTTGGTTGTGGGGCCCATATGCAACAGCTCAGAAGGGTTGGCACAGGACCATTTGATGAATCATCACTTGTTACCCTGCATGACCTGAAAGACGCTTTTGTATTCTGGCAGGAAAATGGTGATGAAGAGCATTTGCGCCGCATTATCAGACCAATGGAGGAAGCCCTTGTAAATCTGCCGCACATCACAATCCGTGATTCCGCCGTAAGTGCGATCTGTCATGGAGCAGCACTTACAGTACCGGGTATTGTCGGCTTCGATTCTGATATCCAAAAAAAGGGTGATGTTGCCGTTTTTAGCTTGAAAGGTGAAATTGTTGCTCTTGCAAAAGCATCAATGGACTCCTCTGAAATCCTGAATTTATCCAGTGGAATTGCTGCTATCACCGAAAGAGTAATAATGAATGACGATGTTTATCCGAGTCGCTGGAATACAAAACGTATGCAGCGTACATGA
- a CDS encoding pyridoxal phosphate-dependent aminotransferase, producing the protein MISQKVAGIPPFYVMEVLERAQQLEAQGKSIIHLEIGEPDFPTAPHICEAAHNALDACNTTYTHSQGIPELRKSIAADYNTRFNLDIDPSQVVVTSGTSPALMLSFMALVDEGMKVTMSNPHYACYPNFVKAIGGKAVLVPAKEEEGYCLNSDNLSANIDADTAAILMNSPSNPAGYLMPPEEMQAIADLAGAIPIISDEIYQGLVYRNAEDHSILEYTDNAIVLNGFSKKYCMTGWRLGYMIVPPNMTRLIQKMQQNFFICANNFVQHAAVAALTGPQDHVKSMVETYDKRRIYMLEKLKSMGFGINYTPDGAFYILADAGEFTGNALEFSRQILEETGVAITPGIDFGSGGEGHVRFSYANSIENIETGMERLDAFLNG; encoded by the coding sequence ATGATATCCCAGAAAGTCGCAGGCATACCACCCTTTTACGTTATGGAAGTACTGGAGAGGGCCCAGCAGCTCGAAGCGCAGGGGAAAAGTATTATTCACCTGGAAATCGGGGAACCGGATTTCCCCACCGCTCCTCATATATGCGAAGCTGCCCACAATGCCCTGGATGCCTGCAATACAACCTACACACACAGTCAGGGTATTCCGGAACTCAGGAAGTCAATAGCTGCGGATTATAACACACGTTTTAATCTTGATATCGACCCTTCGCAGGTAGTTGTTACTTCAGGTACAAGCCCGGCCCTTATGTTGAGTTTCATGGCGCTTGTTGATGAAGGGATGAAGGTAACGATGTCAAATCCTCATTATGCATGTTATCCCAATTTCGTCAAAGCCATTGGAGGCAAAGCGGTCCTTGTTCCTGCAAAAGAGGAAGAGGGCTATTGCCTGAATTCGGATAATCTTTCGGCAAATATTGATGCTGATACAGCTGCCATTCTCATGAATAGTCCCTCCAACCCCGCAGGTTACCTTATGCCTCCAGAAGAGATGCAGGCAATTGCTGACCTGGCAGGAGCTATCCCGATAATTTCCGATGAGATTTACCAGGGACTTGTTTACAGGAATGCAGAGGACCATAGCATACTGGAATACACGGATAATGCAATCGTACTCAATGGTTTTTCCAAAAAATACTGTATGACCGGCTGGAGACTGGGGTACATGATCGTACCCCCTAACATGACCCGATTGATCCAGAAGATGCAGCAGAATTTTTTTATATGTGCCAACAATTTTGTCCAGCACGCCGCAGTTGCAGCGCTCACAGGTCCACAGGACCATGTGAAATCAATGGTTGAGACCTATGATAAACGTCGTATTTACATGCTGGAAAAACTCAAAAGTATGGGTTTTGGCATTAATTATACGCCGGATGGTGCTTTCTACATCCTGGCTGATGCAGGTGAGTTTACCGGGAATGCACTTGAATTCAGCAGGCAGATTCTGGAAGAAACCGGAGTGGCCATTACGCCGGGAATCGACTTTGGATCAGGTGGGGAAGGCCATGTGAGATTCTCATATGCCAACAGTATAGAAAATATAGAAACGGGAATGGAAAGACTTGATGCTTTCCTTAACGGGTAA
- a CDS encoding DUF106 domain-containing protein: MPVMVALENAKLKQLLERFVIAVGISLMLAIVLIGEEGREIIGSIVGIIMDPIIMLVGESNFHVVLFIMAAITALYASLIQKYTIDWELMRSTQERMKSFQKEYREAQLAQNNYMINKLDEQRKEMMSDQMEMSKQQFKPMAYISIISLPLFMWAYYYISEHGSAVLTFPFIGEILLTTPIIGPIQYWIFWYFITSLAISQVVRKALDIGGV; encoded by the coding sequence ATGCCGGTGATGGTTGCCTTGGAAAATGCAAAATTAAAACAGCTGCTTGAAAGATTTGTCATAGCTGTAGGTATATCTCTTATGCTTGCAATCGTTCTGATTGGCGAGGAAGGCAGGGAAATAATCGGATCGATTGTGGGAATTATAATGGACCCAATTATCATGCTGGTTGGTGAAAGTAATTTCCATGTTGTACTTTTTATCATGGCTGCCATTACTGCTCTTTATGCCTCTCTTATTCAGAAATATACTATTGACTGGGAACTTATGCGCAGTACTCAGGAGCGTATGAAATCTTTCCAGAAGGAGTATCGTGAAGCGCAGTTGGCCCAGAACAATTACATGATCAATAAGCTGGATGAGCAGCGTAAGGAAATGATGTCTGACCAGATGGAAATGTCCAAGCAGCAGTTCAAGCCAATGGCCTATATTAGTATCATATCCCTTCCCCTTTTCATGTGGGCATATTACTACATAAGCGAACATGGTAGTGCTGTACTTACCTTCCCATTCATAGGTGAGATCCTTTTAACGACTCCTATAATCGGGCCTATCCAGTACTGGATATTCTGGTATTTTATCACTTCTCTGGCTATCAGTCAGGTTGTACGAAAGGCTCTGGATATCGGTGGCGTGTGA
- the gpgS gene encoding glucosyl-3-phosphoglycerate synthase — MDFHQEDITTIHDFCIDVNKLEKKIKQLEQKRPACLIIPILYEEVENHPLQQIVEVLNRCDCVKQIIIPMAADNKEQYRKAAQFFSHLKTDHMLIWCNGKRVQNIIDEMKEIDLDLTGFRGKGMDAWLALGVASLNSYAIALHDADIVNYTSAIPLKLLYPIVNRDLNFFFNKGYYARVNLDKKTMHGRVYRLFVQPLMDTLHRELRCDSEILDYFRSFRYTLSGEFAMTSDLALNIRIPADWGLEVGLLAEVYRNATFKRVCQTDLGFYDHKHKKLGKDRTEGLCKMTGDIFSTFLRIITESSTTPISPSLLHSIQVKYKRRGQDLIRKYYTDALFNGLNFNRHEEETYVDMFSKVITKSGEEYLDKTHDMLLPEWTRVLSAIPDLREQICYAAREDAREFNGNVF, encoded by the coding sequence ATGGATTTTCATCAGGAGGATATTACTACAATACATGATTTTTGCATTGATGTCAATAAACTTGAAAAAAAAATCAAGCAACTTGAACAAAAACGACCTGCTTGCCTGATTATACCGATATTATACGAAGAAGTCGAAAACCATCCCCTCCAGCAAATCGTGGAGGTATTAAACAGGTGCGACTGTGTTAAACAAATAATTATTCCAATGGCAGCTGATAATAAAGAACAATACAGAAAAGCTGCACAATTTTTCAGCCATTTAAAAACTGACCATATGCTTATATGGTGTAATGGCAAAAGGGTCCAAAATATCATTGATGAAATGAAAGAGATTGATCTTGACCTTACAGGTTTCCGGGGCAAGGGCATGGATGCCTGGTTGGCCCTGGGCGTTGCCAGTCTGAATTCCTATGCAATCGCCCTGCATGATGCGGATATTGTCAATTACACATCTGCCATTCCGTTAAAACTTCTATACCCTATAGTCAATCGTGATCTGAATTTCTTTTTCAACAAAGGTTATTATGCAAGGGTAAATCTGGACAAAAAAACTATGCATGGACGTGTTTATCGTCTTTTTGTCCAGCCCCTGATGGATACCCTCCACAGGGAACTGCGATGTGATTCAGAGATCCTGGATTATTTCAGGTCTTTCCGCTACACCCTCTCCGGAGAATTTGCAATGACAAGCGATCTTGCCCTCAATATAAGAATTCCGGCCGATTGGGGACTTGAAGTCGGATTGCTTGCAGAAGTCTACCGCAATGCCACTTTCAAGAGGGTATGCCAGACAGACCTTGGGTTTTACGATCATAAACATAAAAAACTTGGCAAGGACCGCACTGAAGGTCTCTGCAAGATGACCGGCGATATATTCTCAACATTTTTACGCATAATCACCGAATCATCAACCACTCCTATATCCCCTTCACTTTTGCATAGTATACAGGTAAAATATAAGAGAAGGGGCCAGGACCTTATAAGGAAATATTATACAGATGCCCTTTTCAATGGCCTTAACTTTAACCGCCACGAAGAGGAAACCTATGTGGATATGTTCTCAAAAGTAATCACGAAATCCGGGGAAGAATATCTTGATAAGACCCATGACATGCTGTTGCCAGAATGGACAAGAGTCCTCTCCGCAATACCTGACCTAAGGGAACAAATATGTTATGCAGCACGCGAGGATGCCAGGGAATTCAATGGTAACGTATTTTGA
- a CDS encoding tetratricopeptide repeat protein — MEGMAAEKWFQLGFHAEYPEDKIRCYSRVLEVEKDSLIWDNEAIALVWTNKGIAHSDLTEYQEAIRCFDHALELDGNNPDIWYNRGIVYS; from the coding sequence ATGGAAGGAATGGCGGCAGAAAAATGGTTTCAGCTTGGTTTTCACGCCGAATATCCTGAAGACAAGATTCGCTGCTACTCACGCGTTCTCGAAGTGGAAAAAGATTCTCTTATATGGGATAACGAAGCGATTGCCCTTGTATGGACGAATAAAGGTATTGCCCACAGTGATCTGACAGAATACCAGGAAGCGATTCGTTGTTTTGATCATGCTCTTGAACTTGATGGGAATAATCCTGACATCTGGTATAATAGAGGTATAGTTTATTCCTAG
- the purS gene encoding phosphoribosylformylglycinamidine synthase subunit PurS: MLYEAEVTINLKAGMLDPEGTTIKRALGHLGYNTESVKSTKRYVIEINAESEENARDLVDQMCQKLIANPIIHDYSIDLREIE; this comes from the coding sequence ATGCTATATGAGGCAGAAGTCACTATCAATCTAAAGGCCGGTATGCTGGATCCTGAAGGAACCACTATCAAACGTGCTCTGGGACACCTAGGTTATAATACAGAGAGCGTTAAAAGCACCAAAAGGTATGTCATTGAAATTAATGCAGAATCAGAAGAAAATGCCCGTGACCTTGTTGACCAAATGTGCCAGAAACTAATTGCAAATCCTATAATTCACGATTACTCGATTGACCTGAGGGAAATAGAATGA
- a CDS encoding tetratricopeptide repeat protein, whose amino-acid sequence MMFCTMEKYEEALMCYEQINIRETDSAEKKTILWNCRGVSNFLKGAYDEATRCFSHVLNLDPECEEAKNYLKKAISLLNQQNKQTSNY is encoded by the coding sequence ATGATGTTCTGTACTATGGAAAAATATGAAGAAGCCCTTATGTGTTATGAACAGATAAATATCAGGGAAACGGATTCTGCTGAAAAGAAAACCATTCTGTGGAACTGTCGGGGTGTATCAAATTTCTTAAAAGGGGCATATGATGAAGCAACACGGTGTTTTTCTCATGTATTAAATCTTGATCCGGAATGTGAAGAAGCAAAAAATTATCTGAAAAAAGCTATATCACTGCTTAATCAGCAAAACAAACAAACATCCAATTACTAA
- a CDS encoding inorganic diphosphatase, whose amino-acid sequence MVRRQIESVLIEIPKGSRNKYEYDKEKEMIKFDRMLFSSMVYPCDYGFFPDTLALDGDPLDALVLTWEPTFPGCLIDVHPVALFDMMDDKGRDEKILCVPETDPLWIHIETIDQVPPHLLKEITHFFETYKNLENKDVEIIGWKTLENAINVIKEAKNRHRNQK is encoded by the coding sequence ATGGTTAGAAGACAAATTGAAAGTGTACTTATAGAAATTCCAAAGGGAAGTCGAAATAAATATGAGTATGACAAAGAAAAGGAAATGATAAAGTTTGACAGGATGCTCTTCTCTTCAATGGTCTATCCCTGTGATTACGGTTTCTTTCCCGACACTCTTGCTCTTGATGGGGACCCCTTAGATGCATTGGTACTAACATGGGAACCTACATTCCCGGGTTGTTTGATAGATGTGCACCCTGTTGCATTGTTTGATATGATGGACGATAAAGGCAGAGATGAAAAGATACTATGTGTTCCGGAAACAGACCCCCTGTGGATACACATAGAAACAATAGATCAAGTCCCACCTCATCTTTTAAAGGAGATTACCCATTTTTTTGAAACGTATAAAAACTTAGAAAATAAAGATGTGGAGATAATTGGATGGAAAACTCTGGAAAATGCAATCAATGTAATTAAAGAAGCAAAAAATAGACATCGAAACCAAAAGTAA
- a CDS encoding CDP-alcohol phosphatidyltransferase family protein — protein MEILGNLKNSIRHSVLPFASRIPFSPDTITYLGLIVSFLAAFEFAKGDLLLGALFLILGGVLDVLDGAVARASGTTSAFGGVLDSVCDRYADAIVFTGLIYGFVNNTIQGTGFFIEGWLWCVFAMIGSYLVSYTRARAEAAGVSKLDIGVAERSERIIILIIGALSGFLLQALVLIAILTHITFIQRVMGAKQRL, from the coding sequence ATGGAAATACTTGGTAATTTAAAAAACTCCATACGTCATTCTGTATTGCCATTTGCATCCAGAATCCCCTTTTCTCCCGACACCATCACATATCTTGGGCTTATTGTAAGTTTTCTGGCAGCTTTTGAATTTGCAAAAGGCGATCTTTTATTGGGTGCCCTTTTTTTAATTCTGGGGGGTGTACTTGACGTTTTAGACGGGGCTGTTGCACGTGCCAGTGGTACAACATCGGCTTTTGGAGGGGTACTTGATTCGGTATGTGATCGTTATGCAGATGCTATTGTTTTTACAGGCTTGATTTATGGTTTTGTAAACAATACAATTCAAGGGACTGGATTTTTTATAGAAGGGTGGCTCTGGTGTGTCTTCGCAATGATCGGCTCATATCTTGTCAGTTACACACGTGCACGTGCCGAAGCAGCAGGTGTATCCAAACTTGACATAGGGGTGGCAGAAAGATCAGAAAGAATTATAATTCTTATCATCGGCGCACTTTCAGGTTTCCTCCTGCAGGCACTTGTACTTATTGCAATCCTGACTCATATTACTTTTATACAGCGGGTTATGGGGGCAAAACAGCGCCTATAG
- the cmk gene encoding (d)CMP kinase, with the protein MLLTISGLPGSGTTTVSRILASHYDIEMISAGDVFRNLAKEHSMSLGEFGKFAESDPAIDRMIDQRQQDIALSRDNIILEGRLAGHMAGDEALCIWLKASRKVRVERIVGREGSSFEAKLNETIERESSESLRYREIYDIDINDLSIYDLVIESNRWNQYQICDILKTAIDNLGGFFNE; encoded by the coding sequence ATGCTTCTTACGATAAGCGGTCTTCCGGGCAGTGGAACCACCACCGTATCCCGGATACTCGCCTCACATTATGACATTGAAATGATTTCAGCAGGTGACGTATTCCGCAATCTTGCAAAAGAACATTCCATGAGTCTGGGTGAATTCGGAAAATTTGCCGAATCCGACCCTGCAATAGACAGGATGATTGATCAGAGGCAGCAGGATATTGCTTTAAGCCGGGATAACATAATTCTGGAGGGCAGGCTGGCCGGCCATATGGCAGGTGATGAAGCACTGTGTATATGGCTCAAAGCATCCCGCAAGGTCCGTGTTGAACGTATCGTTGGGCGTGAGGGCTCTTCCTTTGAAGCAAAACTCAACGAAACAATAGAAAGAGAATCTTCCGAATCTTTGAGATATCGGGAAATTTATGATATAGATATAAATGACCTTTCAATCTATGATCTGGTGATCGAGTCAAACCGCTGGAACCAATACCAGATATGTGATATATTGAAGACTGCAATTGATAATCTGGGTGGGTTTTTTAACGAATAA
- a CDS encoding cation-translocating P-type ATPase has protein sequence MNGEVKWYHASSEETFSLLESNKEGLSEDEASFRLSTYGYNEVEAKKKHGPLYLFAKQFASPLIYVLIAAAIVTFFLKEYADTAVIGGVVLANAIIGFVQEKKAENALESLARMMRPEATVLRNGQRKVIPSRELVAGDVVLFEAGARVPADVRLFQTKNLRIDESALTGESTPVEKKTTAISGEDVPLADQKNMAFAATLVTQGVGYGVVVATGPRTEIGRISELIKESESISTPLIRTINHLGKLLFVVILFASLITFIIGRLQGFENLDIFLASVSLAVAAIPEGLPALITISLAIGVKSMASKNAIIRNLPSVETLGSATVICSDKTGTLTMNQMTVTTIYTSEGWFEVTGEGYSPKGGFASEGVQISPYDYGSLMETLKAGSLCNDAYLREEGGVAGDPTEGALLVSALKASSFHLPRIDSLPFESEKRFMATLHEMDEKSNVIFVKGSPETIIRMCSSKYGDDEVFDPTEILEAASNMASKGLRVIAMAYREMGTGRKEVKEEDIDDLVFLGLQGMRDPPREEVRDAIKKCNTAGIRVIMITGDHGLTAHSIANQLGISTDGVLTGSELDSMSDEHLHEKLKNVSVFARTSPEDKSRIVRLLQEQGEIVAVTGDGINDAPALKRADIGIAMGKSGTEVAKEASDMVLADDNFASIVNAVEEGRDVYDKIQKVILWMLPTNAAEGLAVMAAVLLGITNPPLLPLHILWINTVTAIGLGVPIVFEPKESLLLRRHPRPPEEPLLLPVIKQRILLVALLMVTATFLLFFFEINDQKTTVATAQTIALNTIVFFEIFYLFSSKSIYENIFGRLFSNMSMLAGVIVVILLQLLITYNPLINDILDTAPLRLIDWVIIVLTASSVFFVIETEKMLRKRQSSKITR, from the coding sequence ATGAATGGGGAGGTTAAGTGGTACCATGCTAGTTCAGAGGAGACCTTTTCTCTCCTTGAAAGCAATAAGGAAGGCTTAAGCGAAGATGAAGCATCTTTTCGATTATCTACCTATGGGTACAATGAAGTTGAGGCAAAAAAGAAACATGGTCCACTGTATCTTTTTGCCAAGCAATTTGCAAGCCCATTAATCTATGTGTTAATCGCTGCTGCAATAGTCACGTTCTTCTTAAAGGAATATGCAGATACTGCTGTGATTGGCGGAGTGGTCCTGGCCAATGCAATAATTGGTTTTGTGCAGGAAAAAAAGGCTGAAAACGCTCTGGAATCCCTTGCCCGGATGATGCGTCCCGAAGCTACTGTACTGCGCAATGGACAGCGCAAAGTCATTCCCAGTCGAGAACTGGTAGCAGGGGATGTGGTGCTCTTTGAAGCCGGTGCACGGGTACCTGCCGATGTAAGACTTTTCCAGACCAAGAACCTGCGTATTGATGAATCAGCTCTGACCGGTGAATCCACGCCGGTTGAAAAGAAAACCACAGCCATTTCCGGTGAGGACGTACCACTTGCAGACCAGAAAAACATGGCATTCGCTGCCACTCTTGTAACGCAGGGTGTTGGATATGGGGTGGTGGTGGCAACCGGCCCCCGTACCGAGATAGGTAGGATCTCAGAACTCATCAAGGAATCGGAAAGTATTTCCACCCCCCTGATACGCACCATAAACCATCTGGGGAAACTACTCTTTGTTGTCATCCTCTTTGCTTCGCTAATAACATTTATTATCGGACGCCTGCAGGGCTTTGAGAATCTGGATATTTTTCTGGCTTCAGTGAGTCTTGCAGTTGCGGCCATTCCTGAAGGTTTGCCAGCTCTTATCACCATATCACTGGCCATAGGGGTAAAATCCATGGCCTCAAAGAATGCCATCATACGGAACCTGCCTTCTGTGGAAACACTGGGGTCAGCTACTGTCATATGTTCCGATAAGACAGGCACCCTGACAATGAATCAAATGACCGTAACAACCATATACACCTCTGAAGGCTGGTTTGAGGTTACAGGTGAAGGCTATTCGCCCAAAGGGGGCTTTGCCAGCGAAGGTGTGCAAATTTCTCCTTATGATTATGGTTCCTTGATGGAAACCCTCAAGGCAGGTTCCCTGTGTAACGATGCGTATCTCCGTGAAGAAGGAGGTGTGGCTGGTGATCCCACAGAAGGGGCACTGCTGGTATCCGCTTTGAAAGCATCATCTTTCCATTTACCTCGTATTGATTCACTGCCCTTTGAATCTGAAAAGCGATTTATGGCCACTCTGCATGAAATGGATGAAAAATCCAATGTAATTTTTGTAAAGGGCTCACCTGAAACAATAATCAGGATGTGCTCCTCAAAGTACGGAGATGATGAGGTTTTTGATCCGACCGAAATACTCGAAGCTGCTTCAAACATGGCGTCCAAAGGTTTGCGGGTTATTGCCATGGCATACCGGGAAATGGGAACTGGCAGGAAAGAAGTGAAGGAAGAGGATATTGACGATCTTGTTTTCCTGGGACTGCAGGGGATGCGTGACCCTCCCCGGGAAGAGGTAAGGGATGCTATAAAAAAATGCAATACAGCCGGTATCCGTGTAATCATGATCACGGGGGATCATGGACTCACAGCTCACAGTATCGCAAATCAACTCGGTATATCCACAGACGGTGTACTTACAGGTTCAGAGCTTGATAGCATGTCGGATGAGCACCTGCATGAAAAATTAAAAAATGTTTCTGTCTTTGCCCGGACTTCCCCGGAAGATAAATCCCGTATTGTCAGGTTGCTGCAGGAGCAGGGAGAGATTGTGGCCGTCACAGGTGACGGAATAAATGATGCACCAGCCCTCAAAAGAGCAGATATAGGGATTGCAATGGGCAAATCCGGTACAGAGGTTGCCAAGGAGGCTTCGGACATGGTGCTTGCAGATGATAACTTTGCTTCCATTGTAAATGCTGTGGAGGAAGGCAGGGATGTTTACGACAAAATCCAGAAGGTAATTTTATGGATGCTGCCCACCAATGCCGCTGAGGGGCTTGCTGTAATGGCTGCAGTGCTGCTGGGAATTACCAATCCTCCTCTCTTGCCTCTACATATACTGTGGATTAATACTGTAACAGCAATTGGTCTGGGTGTACCAATTGTCTTTGAACCCAAGGAATCCCTGTTATTGAGAAGACATCCACGTCCACCCGAAGAGCCGCTTTTACTGCCGGTTATCAAGCAAAGAATCCTTTTAGTTGCCCTGCTGATGGTAACAGCAACATTCCTGTTATTCTTCTTTGAAATCAACGACCAGAAAACCACAGTAGCTACAGCACAGACCATTGCCTTGAATACCATTGTATTCTTTGAGATCTTCTATCTTTTCAGTTCAAAATCCATTTATGAAAATATATTTGGCCGGCTATTTTCCAACATGTCAATGTTGGCGGGGGTGATTGTGGTAATCCTGCTACAATTGTTGATAACCTATAACCCATTGATTAATGACATCCTTGACACAGCACCTTTAAGGTTAATTGACTGGGTAATTATAGTATTAACCGCCAGTTCTGTGTTCTTTGTGATCGAAACCGAAAAGATGCTGCGTAAGCGTCAAAGCAGCAAGATTACCCGTTAA
- the purQ gene encoding phosphoribosylformylglycinamidine synthase I, giving the protein MTVAIIQFGGSNCDNDVLHILQDVLGIKAELVWYKEGKLDGYEAAIIPGGFSYGDYLRSGAIASRTPIMEAVKKLANDGKPVMGICNGFQILTESGLLDGALTTNSYPKFKCEWSYLRVENTNTPFTSMYEKGQVIRIPIAHKDGRYYHDDASLQQLEDNNQVVFRYVDEKGNPSKDVNPNGSLNNIAGITNREGNVLGMMPHPERASETIIGSDDGLLMFKSMVESGRK; this is encoded by the coding sequence ATGACTGTTGCCATCATACAGTTCGGTGGAAGTAATTGTGATAATGATGTCCTGCATATCTTGCAGGATGTACTTGGAATCAAAGCCGAACTTGTCTGGTATAAAGAGGGAAAACTTGATGGCTATGAAGCTGCTATAATCCCGGGTGGTTTCTCATATGGTGACTATCTGAGATCAGGTGCTATTGCTTCAAGAACACCTATTATGGAAGCTGTGAAAAAACTGGCCAACGATGGCAAGCCTGTGATGGGGATATGCAACGGTTTCCAGATACTTACTGAATCAGGTTTGCTGGATGGAGCCCTCACAACAAACAGCTATCCCAAGTTCAAATGTGAATGGTCGTACCTGAGGGTGGAAAATACGAATACACCCTTTACTTCAATGTATGAAAAGGGCCAGGTAATCCGCATCCCTATTGCCCATAAGGATGGCAGATACTACCATGATGACGCATCCCTGCAACAGCTGGAGGATAATAATCAGGTCGTATTCAGGTATGTAGATGAAAAAGGCAACCCCTCCAAAGATGTCAACCCAAATGGTTCACTTAATAACATTGCAGGAATCACAAATAGAGAGGGTAATGTTTTGGGTATGATGCCACATCCCGAAAGAGCATCGGAGACAATTATAGGTTCGGATGATGGTCTTTTGATGTTTAAGTCGATGGTTGAATCCGGCCGGAAATAA
- the rnhB gene encoding ribonuclease HII: MKIAGIDEAGKGPVIGPMCVAGVIMDESKINALKNLGVADSKKLSPKRRENLARQIRKYADGIFIQEIEACQIDELRNIMSMNDIMIRGFSSVLENLKPDLAYVDAADVNAERFGKKLLAAFEKKHEREKKPEIISEHGADDIYPIVSAASIIAKVRRDELIGNIKTAINEDFGSGYPSDPKTKKFLQEWMDKNGNLPDFVRHSWKTAAKLKGSR; encoded by the coding sequence ATGAAAATTGCAGGAATCGATGAAGCTGGCAAAGGACCGGTAATTGGACCAATGTGTGTCGCCGGTGTTATTATGGATGAATCAAAGATAAATGCCCTGAAGAACCTGGGTGTGGCTGACTCAAAAAAACTGTCTCCTAAAAGAAGGGAAAACCTTGCCCGCCAGATACGTAAATATGCCGACGGGATCTTTATTCAGGAAATAGAAGCCTGCCAGATAGATGAATTACGCAACATAATGAGCATGAATGATATCATGATAAGAGGGTTTTCAAGTGTCCTCGAAAACCTGAAACCCGATCTTGCATATGTAGATGCTGCGGATGTAAATGCAGAAAGGTTCGGCAAGAAACTTCTTGCAGCTTTTGAAAAGAAACATGAACGAGAAAAAAAACCCGAGATCATTTCAGAGCATGGTGCCGATGACATATACCCGATAGTATCTGCGGCATCCATTATTGCAAAAGTCAGAAGAGATGAGCTTATCGGAAATATCAAAACAGCTATCAATGAAGATTTTGGAAGCGGTTATCCATCTGACCCGAAAACTAAAAAATTCCTTCAGGAGTGGATGGATAAAAATGGTAATTTACCCGATTTTGTCAGGCATTCCTGGAAAACCGCTGCAAAACTAAAAGGAAGCAGATGA